A window from Fragaria vesca subsp. vesca linkage group LG5, FraVesHawaii_1.0, whole genome shotgun sequence encodes these proteins:
- the LOC101311479 gene encoding transcription factor MYB3-like, which yields MRKPCCEKTETTKGAWSIQEDQKLIDYIQKHGEGCWNSLPKAAGLRRCGKSCRLRWINYLRPDLKRGSFSEDEEDLIIRLHKLLGNRWSLIAGRLPGRTDNEVKNYWNSHLKKKILNTGTTLRPNKPRPEIKHAPYNKLVKYFNEMDDEVVDEVSSADSAAGCLVPELNLDLTLSIKTSTGMADPQVA from the exons ATGAGGAAGCCCTGCTGCGAGAAGACGGAGACGACTAAAGGGGCGTGGTCGATCCAAGAAGATCAGAAACTCATTGACTACATCCAAAAACACGGCGAAGGTTGCTGGAATTCGCTTCCTAAGGCTGCAG GGTTGCGTCGTTGTGGTAAGAGTTGTCGACTGAGATGGATAAACTATCTACGACCTGATCTTAAACGAGGGAGCTTTAGTGAAGATGAAGAGGATCTCATCATCAGGCTTCATAAACTCCTTGGGAATAG GTGGTCGCTAATAGCTGGAAGACTGCCTGGAAGGACAGATAACGAAGTGAAGAACTACTGGAACTCTCATTTAAAGAAGAAGATACTGAACACAGGCACTACTCTTCGTCCAAATAAGCCCCGCCCTGAGATTAAGCATGCACCTTATAACAAACTTGTCAAGTACTTCAATGAGATGGACGATGAGGTCGTTGATGAGGTCTCATCAGCCGATTCTGCTGCTGGCTGTTTGGTGCCTGAGTTGAATCTCGACCTCACTTTAAGCATCAAGACTAGTACTGGAATGGCTGATCCTCAAGTTGCTTAA
- the LOC101312058 gene encoding 66 kDa stress protein-like, producing the protein MPQLAEAYACVPSTERGRGILISGDPKSNRLLYTNGRSVIIMNLDNPLDVAVYAEHAYPATVARFSPNGEWIASADVSGTVRIWGTHNDFVLKNEFKVLSGRIDDLQWSADGLRIVACGEGKGKSLVRAFMWDSGSTVGDFDGHSKRVLSCVFKPTRPFRIVTCGEDFLVNFYEGPPFKFKQSHRDHSNFVNCVRYSPDGSKFITVSSDKKGLIFDGKTAEKIGELSSEDGHKGSIYALSWSPDGKQILTVSADKTAKIWDICEDYHGKVHKTLTCPGSGGVEDMLVGGLWQNDHIVTVSLGGMISIFSASDLDKAPLSLFGHMKNVTSLSVLKNDPKVILSTSYDGLIVKWIQGVGYSGKLQRKETSQIKCFAAVEEEIVTSGFDNTVWRVPLNGDQCGDAESIDVGSQPKDISHALHYPELVLVSTDSGALLLRGGKVVSTINLGFTVTASAIAPDGSEAIIGGQDGKLHIYSIAGNTLTEEAVLEKHRGAISVIHYSPDVSMIASGDLNREAVIWDRASREVKLKNMLYHTARINCLAWSPDNSMVATGSLDTCVIIYEVDKPASSRVTIKGAHLGGVYGIAFTDEHTVVSSGEDAFVRVWKLTPQ; encoded by the exons ATGCCCCAACTCGCCGAGGCCTACGCCTGCGTCCCCTCGACGGAGCGCGGCCGCGGGATCCTGATCTCCGGCGACCCCAAATCCAACCGGCTCCTCTACACCAATGGCAGATCCGTCATCATCATGAACCTCGACAACCCTCTCGACGTCGCCGTCTACGCCGAGCACGCCTACCCGGCCACCGTCGCCAGATTCTCCCCCAACGGCGAGTGGATCGCCTCCGCCGACGTCTCCGGCACCGTCCGGATCTGGGGGACCCACAACGATTTCGTCCTCAAGAACGAGTTCAAGGTCCTCTCCGGCCGGATCGACGACCTCCAGTGGTCCGCCGACGGCCTCAGGATCGTCGCCTGCGGTGAGGGCAAAGGGAAATCCCTCGTTCGCGCCTTCAT GTGGGATTCAGGGTCTACTGTTGGGGATTTTGATGGGCATTCGAAGCGGGTTTTGAGCTGTGTGTTCAAGCCAACCAGGCCCTTTCGCATTGTCACGTGCGGCGAGGATTTCTTGGTCAATTTCTATGAAGGGCCACCTTTCAAATTCAAGCAGTCTCACAG GGATCACTCGAATTTTGTGAACTGCGTGAGGTACTCTCCGGATGGGAGTAAGTTTATTACTGTAAGCTCGGATAAGAAGGGGCTTATTTTTGATGGGAAGACTGCGGAGAAGATCGGTGAGCTTTCGTCGGAAGATGGCCACAAAGGCAGCATTTATGCTCTTAGCTGGAGTCCTGATGGCAAACAG ATTCTGACTGTGTCTGCTGACAAGACGGCAAAAATATGGGATATATGTGAGGATTACCATGGGAAGGTGCATAAAACGTTGACATGTCCTGGATCAGGTGGAGTGGAGGACATGCTAGTTGGCGGCCTATGGCAGAATGATCATATAGTTACTGTTTCACTTGGAGGCATGATTAGTATATTCTCAGCAAGTGACCTTGATAAAGCCCCATTATCGCTATTTGGACACATGAAGAATGTTACTTCATTGTCTGTTCTGAAGAATGACCCAAAAGTTATATTGTCTACCAGCTATGATGGTTTGATTGTTAAATGGATTCAAGGCGTTGGATATAGTGGAAAATTACAAAGGAAGGAGACCTCACAAATAAAATGCTTTGCAGCTGTTGAAGAAGAAATTGTTACATCTGGATTCGACAATACA GTGTGGAGAGTTCCCTTAAATGGTGATCAATGTGGAGATGCAGAATCTATTGATGTTGGTAGTCAGCCAAAGGACATAAGCCATGCCCTTCATTATCCTGAACTCGTTTTGGTTTCAACTGATTCAGGAGCTCTCTTGCTTCGTGGCGGCAAAGTAGTGTCAACTATAAACCTTGGGTTTACTGTCACAGCATCTGCAATTGCACCAGATGGTAGTGAAGCTATCATTGGTGGGCAGGATGGTAAACTGCACATTTATTCTATAGCAGGCAATACACTTACGGAAGAGGCTGTACTAGAGAAACATCGGGGTGCTATTAGTGTCATACATTACTCTCCAGATGTTTCAATGATTGCATCAGGAGATTTGAACCGAGAAGCTGTCATCTGGGATCGTGCCTCCCGAGAG GTCAAGCTTAAGAACATGCTGTACCATACTGCTCGAATAAACTGCCTTGCGTGGTCTCCTGATAACAGCATGGTCGCTACTGGATCACTTGACACTTGTGTCATTATATATGAAGTTGACAAGCCTGCATCAAGCCGTGTAACCATAAAGGGCGCTCATTTGGGCGGGGTATATGGGATAGCTTTCACCGATGAGCACACAGTGGTAAGCTCTGGCGAGGATGCGTTTGTTCGTGTTTGGAAGTTGACTCCCCAATAG
- the LOC101312928 gene encoding uncharacterized protein LOC101312928, which translates to MDKVEQEVEKVKKEWDDTYNNVVEQIKAIENYGKSETQNKDSLPRLKGLAQDGLALLNSLQFKLDLFAPQLPTDDQVQSAKALLDSWKNRSHSLRLSMRNANLQANDNIRKAAQKERELLLGGGGESTARRRNLQTKAGMTSAVESITDSLRRTRQLMVQEVERSAGTLMTFEESTGVLRKAETEYKGHRSLLMRTRNLLSTMQRQDVIDRVIIAVGVFLFTCAVLYVVSKRIGILYLQRKVTAAFKAGMVGKELRPGAVGNGVNHAPVYDNALRKAEEPLERLMHDEL; encoded by the exons ATGGACAAGGTGGAGCAGGAGGTGGAGAAGGTGAAGAAGGAGTGGGACGACACCTACAACAATGTCGTAGAGCAAATCAAGGCGATCGAGAACTACGGTAAGTCGGAGACTCAAAACAAGGACTCTCTGCCCAGATTGAAGGGGCTCGCACAAGACGGCTTGGCGTTGCTCAATTCTCTGCAGTTCAAGCTCGATCTGTTCGCTCCTCAATTGCCGACTGACGATCAGGTCCAATCCGCCAAGGCCTTGCTCGACTCCTGGAAAAACCGATCCCACAG TTTGAGGTTGAGTATGAGGAATGCGAATTTACAAGCGAATGATAATATTAGGAAAGCTGCTCAGAAAGAG AGGGAACTTCTGTTGGGAGGTGGAGGAGAGTCCACAGCTCGCAGGCGAAACTTGCA GACAAAGGCTGGCATGACATCTGCTGTAGAAAGCATCACAGATAGCCTTAGGCGGACTCGTCAACTAATGGTTCAG GAGGTGGAAAGAAGCGCTGGCACACTCATGACTTTTG AGGAATCTACTGGAGTACTGAGGAAGGCTGAGACTGAATACAAAGGACACCGTAGTCTGTTAATGCGTACCAGAAACCTACTATCCACAATGCAACGCCAAGATGTCATTGACAG GGTGATCATTGCAGTTGGAGTTTTCCTGTTTACATGTGCTGTTCTTTATGTTGTTTCGAAGCGCATTGGTATACTGTATTTACAGAGGAAGGTCACAGCTGCTTTCAAGGCCGGTATGGTTGGTAAAGAGCTCCGGCCTGGAGCTGTTGGCAACGGTGTAAATCATGCCCCAGTCTATGACAATGCACTTCGTAAAGCCGAGGAACCTTTGGAGAGATTAATGCACGATGAACTATGA